In the genome of Ancylomarina subtilis, one region contains:
- the hemC gene encoding hydroxymethylbilane synthase yields MSPKKKLIVATRPSLLAYTQTMQTVELLQKANPDIEFEVKKFSTQGDRVLNRSLTEFGTTGLFVKELEHALLEGEADIAVHSLKDVPSFHPKGLKLVAYPEREDSRDAFLTRDGQLIEDMPEGFVLGTGSPRRRVQLAHIRPDIVFKDIRGNIDTRKQKLMDGEYDAIILAAAGMNRMGKSASEDCLMDVDMCIPAIGQGAIAIETRSDDAETIARVARVNHKPTELAVLAERAFMAEIEGGCKFPLAAHAVVDGNLLNMIAIVGDLQSGDFIVESIEVPVEDSVAKSTDLAQKMKAICAEKGINFYQ; encoded by the coding sequence ATGTCCCCAAAGAAGAAATTAATCGTTGCAACCCGTCCAAGCCTGCTGGCATATACTCAAACCATGCAAACTGTAGAACTTCTGCAGAAGGCTAATCCGGATATCGAATTTGAAGTTAAAAAATTTAGCACTCAAGGTGATCGCGTTTTGAATCGCTCATTAACCGAATTTGGAACGACCGGTTTGTTTGTAAAAGAACTTGAGCATGCACTTCTGGAAGGTGAGGCAGACATTGCGGTTCACAGTTTAAAAGATGTGCCTAGTTTTCATCCTAAAGGATTAAAATTAGTTGCATATCCGGAACGGGAAGATTCTCGTGATGCGTTTCTGACTCGGGATGGACAACTGATTGAAGACATGCCTGAAGGTTTTGTCTTGGGAACAGGTAGCCCTCGTCGACGAGTACAGTTGGCGCATATCCGTCCCGATATTGTATTCAAAGATATTCGAGGTAATATCGATACCCGTAAGCAAAAGTTAATGGATGGCGAATACGATGCAATTATACTAGCTGCTGCTGGTATGAACCGTATGGGAAAATCCGCCAGCGAAGATTGCCTAATGGATGTGGATATGTGTATTCCTGCCATTGGACAGGGGGCTATTGCCATCGAAACCAGATCTGATGATGCTGAAACCATTGCCAGAGTTGCCAGGGTAAACCACAAACCAACGGAGCTTGCAGTATTGGCAGAGCGTGCTTTTATGGCTGAAATTGAAGGAGGCTGTAAATTTCCTTTGGCAGCTCATGCTGTTGTTGATGGCAATCTCCTGAATATGATTGCCATTGTTGGCGATCTTCAATCAGGCGATTTCATTGTCGAGAGTATCGAAGTTCCTGTTGAGGACTCCGTTGCTAAATCTACAGACTTGGCTCAGAAAATGAAAGCGATTTGTGCTGAAAAAGGCATCAATTTTTATCAGTAA
- a CDS encoding fructosamine kinase family protein gives MENNRSIISKVEDWAGQKVVSARPVGGGCISKSELLTFEKGSTCFIKTACSASDVFEKEAKGLQELKKAGCIRVPEVLFVDKDCLLLEQIHIGEQGSDFFSNFGRQLARLHQYGALRFGFPQDNYIGATPQINTCNKVEAENWCDFYYNKRLLYQYKLAEEKGLAGEELKNGFILLENRIEEILEGSEEKPALLHGDLWSGNFLCDSQSKACLIDPAVYYGHREAELAMTRLFGGFHASFYSAYQKSYPLPQGYDYRQNIYMLYHVLNHLNLFGTSYYGQAVKLLWSYLD, from the coding sequence ATGGAAAACAATAGATCAATCATATCAAAAGTTGAAGATTGGGCAGGACAGAAGGTTGTGTCTGCAAGACCTGTGGGAGGTGGCTGCATCTCAAAATCTGAATTATTGACTTTTGAAAAAGGGAGCACCTGTTTTATAAAGACGGCTTGTTCTGCATCTGATGTTTTTGAGAAAGAAGCAAAGGGCTTGCAGGAGCTTAAAAAAGCGGGCTGTATTCGTGTTCCTGAAGTGCTCTTTGTTGATAAGGATTGTTTACTTTTGGAACAGATTCATATTGGAGAGCAAGGCTCTGATTTTTTCTCAAACTTTGGTCGTCAATTAGCTCGTTTACATCAGTATGGTGCCCTTCGCTTTGGTTTTCCTCAGGATAATTACATTGGGGCTACGCCTCAAATCAACACCTGCAATAAAGTTGAAGCGGAAAACTGGTGCGACTTTTATTACAACAAGCGATTGCTCTATCAATATAAATTAGCAGAGGAAAAAGGTTTGGCAGGAGAAGAACTGAAGAATGGCTTTATTCTTTTGGAAAATAGAATAGAAGAGATTTTAGAAGGGAGCGAAGAAAAACCAGCCTTACTTCACGGTGATTTATGGTCAGGGAATTTTCTTTGCGATTCACAATCAAAAGCGTGTTTAATTGACCCCGCTGTATATTACGGACATCGCGAAGCCGAATTGGCCATGACAAGACTCTTTGGTGGTTTTCATGCCAGTTTTTATTCCGCCTATCAGAAAAGCTACCCCCTTCCTCAGGGCTACGACTATCGTCAAAACATTTACATGCTTTATCATGTTCTCAATCATCTTAATTTATTTGGGACAAGTTACTACGGGCAGGCTGTGAAATTGCTCTGGTCATACCTCGATTAA
- a CDS encoding low molecular weight protein-tyrosine-phosphatase, which produces MNQKLNPLKENRMPKALLFVCLGNICRSPSAEAVMNAVIKKTGNEANLTCDSAGIIGHHEGERADSRMRAHAARRSYDLTSISRQFKYQTDFDKFDLIIGMDDQNISDLQSQARDKADLKKIVKMTDYCSKYTHYNTVPDPYYGSEAGFELVLDLLEDACEGLLNDLNGKQ; this is translated from the coding sequence ATGAATCAGAAGTTGAATCCATTGAAAGAGAATAGAATGCCCAAAGCTTTATTATTTGTTTGTTTAGGAAATATTTGTCGATCACCAAGTGCCGAAGCGGTTATGAATGCCGTAATAAAAAAGACTGGCAATGAAGCGAATTTAACTTGTGATTCTGCTGGTATTATTGGTCATCACGAGGGCGAAAGAGCGGATAGTCGAATGCGTGCTCATGCGGCTCGTCGTTCGTACGATTTGACTAGTATTTCACGTCAGTTTAAATATCAAACGGATTTTGATAAGTTCGATCTGATTATTGGGATGGATGATCAGAATATTTCAGATTTACAATCTCAGGCCCGTGATAAGGCCGATTTGAAGAAGATTGTTAAAATGACTGATTACTGTTCGAAATATACGCATTACAATACGGTTCCCGACCCATACTATGGGAGCGAAGCGGGTTTCGAGTTGGTTTTGGACTTACTTGAAGATGCTTGTGAAGGTTTGTTAAACGATCTGAATGGAAAACAATAG
- the hemE gene encoding uroporphyrinogen decarboxylase, which yields MTNSIFLDTINGIKRERPPVWFMRQAGRVLPSYMKLRESYGFKHMMEEPKLAAEVTLLPVHDLGVDAAILFSDILVIPEALGMELSFEGKGPTFKTALKDVEDPLHFLTDMPERLEHIYQAIDQILATKPAEIPLIGFCGGPLTTLCYMFQGFSQNLNFPDFVPAIYRDKSTMKKLVTRITEMSIHYALKQVEHGVQAFQLFETHAGLIPIELYKEVFLPSVKAILGAVRTKGVKTIYLPKGLGTGINMVNYDLCDCVSVDWQTPLHEVRPIVGEEMILQGNFDPRILLADKKAIDQEFEYYLNYGRKDHKWIFNLGHGLLPNIPVENVQYLIDKVKTSDWGR from the coding sequence ATGACAAATTCAATTTTTCTAGATACAATCAATGGCATTAAGCGCGAGCGACCACCTGTGTGGTTCATGCGCCAGGCCGGACGTGTTTTGCCTTCGTACATGAAACTGCGTGAAAGCTATGGTTTCAAACATATGATGGAGGAGCCTAAGTTAGCAGCAGAAGTCACTTTGCTTCCTGTTCACGATTTGGGTGTTGATGCGGCCATTCTCTTTTCGGATATTCTTGTTATTCCTGAAGCCTTAGGCATGGAATTGAGTTTCGAAGGTAAGGGGCCTACGTTTAAAACAGCCCTAAAGGATGTGGAAGATCCCTTGCATTTTCTGACGGATATGCCTGAGCGATTGGAGCATATTTATCAGGCAATCGATCAGATTTTGGCAACCAAACCAGCAGAAATTCCTTTGATTGGTTTCTGCGGAGGACCATTGACCACATTGTGTTATATGTTCCAGGGATTTAGCCAGAACCTGAATTTTCCTGACTTTGTGCCTGCGATTTATCGCGATAAATCAACCATGAAAAAGTTGGTGACCCGTATTACTGAAATGAGTATTCATTATGCACTCAAGCAAGTAGAACATGGGGTACAGGCTTTTCAATTGTTCGAAACGCATGCCGGTTTGATTCCTATTGAATTGTACAAAGAGGTGTTTCTACCATCGGTAAAAGCAATACTGGGTGCGGTGCGTACAAAAGGCGTTAAGACTATTTATCTGCCTAAAGGCTTGGGAACAGGTATCAATATGGTAAACTATGATTTGTGCGACTGTGTGAGTGTCGATTGGCAAACACCATTGCACGAAGTACGTCCTATTGTAGGAGAGGAGATGATTCTTCAGGGGAATTTCGATCCTAGAATCCTGCTTGCCGATAAAAAGGCGATTGATCAGGAATTTGAATACTATTTGAACTATGGTCGTAAAGATCACAAGTGGATTTTCAATCTGGGACATGGTTTATTGCCAAACATCCCTGTTGAGAATGTTCAATATCTCATTGATAAAGTAAAAACATCTGATTGGGGAAGATAA
- a CDS encoding SDR family oxidoreductase, whose amino-acid sequence MNKILITGASGQLGKSVIKHLLNKVEAKNLAVLVRNEEKASDLKPLGIDVRIGDYTNYESLLTAFKGIDKLYFISGSDFEGRSKQHENVVNAAKEVGVKHVVYTSFMRKDESSASPISFVVADHIETEIWLQESGMNYTFLRHNLYMDMLPLFMGENVLKTGVIYQPAGNGKVAFTLREDMAEVASHILTSKGHENKTYDITSDKAYSYNDIASILTDITGKTIAYSSPSVEEFNKTMTEAGVPEMYISLFAGFAQAMEQGELDHCNSVMEQLIGRKATSMADYLREVYS is encoded by the coding sequence ATGAATAAAATTTTAATTACAGGTGCTTCTGGTCAATTAGGAAAATCAGTTATTAAGCACTTATTGAATAAGGTGGAAGCTAAAAATTTAGCGGTATTGGTTCGAAATGAAGAGAAAGCCAGTGATTTAAAACCTCTGGGGATTGATGTACGAATTGGCGATTACACCAATTACGAATCTCTTCTTACTGCATTCAAGGGAATCGATAAGCTTTATTTTATCTCTGGTAGTGACTTCGAAGGTCGTTCAAAACAACATGAAAATGTTGTAAATGCTGCAAAGGAAGTCGGTGTAAAGCACGTTGTATACACCAGTTTTATGCGAAAAGATGAAAGCTCAGCTTCCCCTATTTCATTTGTCGTTGCTGATCATATCGAAACGGAAATCTGGTTACAAGAATCCGGAATGAATTATACGTTCTTAAGGCACAATTTATATATGGATATGCTGCCCTTGTTTATGGGTGAAAATGTCTTGAAAACAGGTGTTATTTACCAACCGGCCGGTAATGGGAAGGTGGCTTTTACCCTTCGTGAGGATATGGCAGAAGTTGCCTCACACATTCTTACCAGCAAGGGGCATGAAAACAAAACGTATGATATTACTTCGGATAAGGCCTATTCGTACAATGATATTGCTAGTATCCTGACGGATATTACCGGAAAAACGATTGCTTATTCATCACCATCGGTTGAGGAATTTAATAAAACCATGACCGAAGCAGGTGTGCCTGAGATGTATATTAGCTTATTTGCAGGCTTTGCGCAGGCAATGGAGCAGGGAGAACTTGACCATTGCAACTCGGTAATGGAACAGTTGATTGGGCGAAAAGCGACTTCGATGGCTGATTATTTAAGAGAAGTATATTCATAA
- the hemB gene encoding porphobilinogen synthase, with protein sequence MSLRPLFPQTRLRRNRYSKVVRDMVAETSLSTADLIMPLFVCPGEKVKNPIKSMPGNDQLSVDLLVEKCKDLYASGVKSVLLFGIPESKDEDGTVATHEHGIVQKATRAIKEVLPEMYIIADICNCEYTTHGHCGTIIDGDVDNDSTLVTLSAQAVSLAEAGVDMVAPSDMMDGRIGHMRAALDENCFDKIPIMAYSAKYASGFYGPFRDAADSAPQFGDRSTYQMDPRNSDEAIREVEMDIAEGADIVMVKPALSYLDVIYRTKHEFNTPVAAYNVSGEFSMVKAAQERDWIDGNRVMMEIMTSIKRAGADIIITYHAQEVAEILNKR encoded by the coding sequence ATGAGTTTACGTCCATTATTTCCTCAGACACGACTAAGAAGAAATCGTTACAGCAAAGTTGTACGTGATATGGTTGCCGAAACCTCGCTATCAACAGCTGATTTAATTATGCCTCTTTTTGTGTGTCCGGGTGAGAAGGTTAAAAACCCAATCAAATCAATGCCAGGTAACGATCAGTTATCGGTTGATTTATTGGTAGAAAAATGTAAGGATCTATACGCTTCAGGAGTTAAATCTGTTTTGCTTTTTGGTATTCCGGAGTCGAAAGACGAAGATGGAACAGTGGCGACACACGAACATGGTATTGTTCAGAAGGCAACTCGTGCGATTAAGGAGGTATTGCCGGAAATGTATATCATTGCTGATATCTGTAACTGCGAATACACCACTCACGGGCATTGCGGAACCATTATCGATGGAGATGTGGACAACGACAGTACTTTGGTAACACTTTCGGCACAGGCTGTATCATTGGCTGAGGCTGGTGTTGATATGGTCGCCCCAAGTGATATGATGGATGGTCGTATTGGTCATATGCGTGCAGCTTTGGATGAGAATTGCTTCGATAAAATTCCAATCATGGCTTATTCAGCTAAATATGCATCCGGATTTTATGGTCCTTTTAGAGATGCGGCGGATTCTGCCCCTCAGTTTGGCGACAGAAGCACGTATCAGATGGATCCACGTAACAGCGACGAAGCGATTCGTGAAGTTGAGATGGATATTGCTGAGGGTGCTGATATTGTCATGGTAAAACCAGCTTTGAGTTACCTGGATGTGATTTACCGTACAAAGCATGAGTTTAATACACCTGTTGCTGCTTATAACGTAAGTGGTGAATTCTCTATGGTGAAAGCGGCTCAGGAAAGAGACTGGATTGATGGCAACCGTGTGATGATGGAGATTATGACATCGATTAAACGTGCCGGTGCGGATATTATTATCACGTACCATGCTCAGGAAGTTGCTGAGATTTTAAACAAGAGATAA
- the hemA gene encoding glutamyl-tRNA reductase, producing MSSQIRENLQKFFVLGVSYRKTALDVRGRFSLTQMDQEALLRDAKESGVEGLIVLSTCNRTEVYAHSSEMDLVKKLFLNYCKGSEKDFRYNGYTIQGSECIKHLYHVCSGIDSQIVGDFQIVGQVKNAYQLSESYQMINSFLNRLFSFVFKASKKIKNETDLSRGAASVSHAAVQYIKDKVSDLESANYLLFGTGEIGKDTCSNLVKHMANRSLTLVNRNVERAEALAKKFDINYRAMSHLAEEVNKAEVIIVATGAPHPTLLLEHFENTTDCKLILDLSVPRNVDTAIDSLENVLVISVDELSEQTSEAMQQRLTCIPQAEEIIDDSMREFYGWLEITFLSPVIVALKDNLNKIRDKELEYHRTKMSDEELKRVEKITSNLMNKIARACISHLKDHHKTQSSPMETLNMIFQEPESK from the coding sequence ATGTCATCGCAAATAAGAGAGAATTTACAAAAATTTTTCGTTTTAGGTGTTTCATACCGTAAAACAGCACTGGATGTAAGAGGGCGATTTTCATTGACTCAAATGGATCAGGAAGCTTTACTTCGAGATGCAAAAGAATCCGGAGTTGAAGGACTAATCGTTTTATCCACCTGCAACAGAACAGAAGTTTATGCCCACAGTTCAGAAATGGATTTGGTAAAGAAACTTTTTTTGAACTACTGCAAAGGAAGCGAAAAAGATTTTCGGTATAATGGTTATACCATTCAGGGTAGCGAATGTATTAAGCATCTTTATCATGTGTGTTCCGGAATCGATTCGCAAATTGTTGGTGATTTTCAGATTGTAGGACAGGTGAAAAATGCTTACCAATTATCTGAGAGCTATCAGATGATTAATTCTTTTCTTAATCGATTATTTTCATTTGTATTTAAGGCCAGTAAGAAAATTAAAAATGAAACGGATTTAAGCCGTGGGGCTGCCTCTGTTTCTCATGCTGCTGTACAGTACATTAAAGATAAGGTGTCGGATTTGGAGTCAGCAAACTATTTGCTTTTTGGGACAGGTGAGATTGGAAAAGATACCTGTAGCAATTTGGTAAAACACATGGCGAATCGCTCACTGACATTAGTGAACCGAAATGTGGAGAGAGCCGAAGCTTTAGCCAAAAAATTCGATATTAATTATCGAGCTATGTCGCACTTAGCTGAAGAAGTTAATAAGGCCGAAGTGATTATTGTAGCGACAGGAGCCCCTCATCCAACCTTACTGTTGGAGCATTTTGAGAATACGACAGATTGTAAGTTAATTCTTGATTTATCGGTACCTCGTAATGTTGATACCGCAATTGATTCTCTTGAAAATGTTTTGGTTATTTCTGTTGATGAACTTTCAGAACAAACATCTGAAGCTATGCAGCAGCGTTTAACCTGTATCCCTCAAGCTGAAGAAATTATTGATGATTCGATGCGTGAGTTTTATGGCTGGTTGGAGATTACGTTCTTGTCGCCCGTTATTGTCGCTCTTAAGGATAATTTGAATAAAATTCGTGATAAGGAATTGGAATATCATCGCACAAAAATGAGTGATGAGGAGTTGAAACGTGTGGAAAAAATCACATCAAATCTGATGAATAAGATTGCCAGAGCCTGTATCAGTCACTTAAAAGATCATCATAAAACACAGTCGAGTCCAATGGAAACTTTGAATATGATTTTCCAGGAACCTGAATCAAAATAA
- a CDS encoding tetratricopeptide repeat protein, translating to MEEIQDILSKAKLQFEAEEFQSALSDYQKITDLDSNHVEANFMIGEIHHQLGDLARALSFYIKVIDIQPEHPKANVKIEMINTILDYFNKDMHNP from the coding sequence ATGGAAGAAATTCAAGATATATTATCAAAAGCTAAGTTACAATTTGAAGCAGAAGAGTTTCAGTCAGCACTTAGCGATTATCAGAAGATTACTGATTTGGACTCAAATCATGTAGAGGCCAATTTCATGATTGGCGAAATTCATCACCAGCTTGGCGATTTAGCAAGGGCTTTGAGTTTTTATATCAAGGTGATTGATATTCAACCTGAACATCCTAAAGCAAATGTGAAGATTGAGATGATTAATACCATTCTTGATTATTTTAATAAGGATATGCATAATCCTTAA
- a CDS encoding zinc ribbon domain-containing protein: MNQSKYICVKCGNMAYETDEFRATGGAFAKIFDVQNKKFTTVTCTRCKYTEIYKGTTSQLGNIFDFFTG; this comes from the coding sequence ATGAATCAATCCAAATATATTTGTGTAAAATGTGGAAATATGGCTTATGAAACCGATGAGTTTCGTGCCACAGGAGGTGCATTTGCTAAAATATTCGATGTTCAAAACAAGAAATTTACGACCGTGACGTGTACGCGTTGTAAATACACCGAAATTTATAAGGGAACAACCAGTCAGTTGGGTAATATTTTTGATTTTTTCACGGGTTGA
- the lgt gene encoding prolipoprotein diacylglyceryl transferase → MLLSIHWDVDPEIFKIGPIAVRWYGLLFALGFLLGYQLVERMFKKEGIPLEWLEKLFMYTLIATVIGARLGHVFFYGWEFYSQHPIEILKIWHGGLASHGATIGILAALYFYSKKVSKKSILWVLDRVAIPVALAGFFIRTGNLMNSEIIGTQTDLPWGFQFVRASIYEPLAPRHPAQLYEALCYLTSFGILMYMYWKTNAKEYAGRLVGTFFVLIFTARFFIEFIKENQEAFEEGMTFNMGQLLSIPFILLGIYLVYNSYQKKKI, encoded by the coding sequence ATGCTACTATCAATCCATTGGGATGTAGATCCTGAAATTTTTAAGATAGGACCGATAGCCGTAAGGTGGTATGGATTACTATTTGCACTCGGTTTTCTGTTGGGTTATCAACTTGTCGAACGAATGTTCAAAAAAGAAGGTATTCCTTTGGAATGGCTCGAGAAATTATTCATGTATACTCTAATAGCAACGGTGATCGGTGCGCGTTTAGGACATGTTTTTTTCTATGGGTGGGAATTTTATTCACAGCATCCTATCGAAATATTAAAAATTTGGCACGGTGGTTTAGCATCACATGGAGCGACAATAGGAATTCTGGCAGCACTCTATTTCTATTCGAAGAAAGTGAGCAAGAAATCCATTTTATGGGTGCTTGACAGGGTGGCAATTCCTGTAGCATTAGCCGGCTTTTTTATCCGTACAGGTAATTTAATGAATTCTGAGATTATCGGAACGCAGACTGATTTGCCTTGGGGATTTCAGTTTGTGAGAGCTTCAATTTATGAGCCATTGGCTCCACGTCATCCGGCTCAGTTATACGAAGCACTTTGCTACTTAACGAGTTTTGGTATTCTGATGTATATGTATTGGAAAACAAATGCGAAGGAATATGCCGGTCGTTTGGTTGGAACATTCTTTGTGCTGATTTTCACGGCTCGATTCTTTATCGAGTTTATTAAAGAGAATCAGGAAGCATTTGAAGAAGGAATGACTTTTAATATGGGGCAGTTGCTGAGTATACCTTTTATTTTGTTAGGGATTTATTTGGTTTACAATTCGTATCAGAAAAAGAAAATATAG
- a CDS encoding RidA family protein, whose translation MNGVIIKNSRNTENAPMCTVSTQSVAFSHYNNISAQLPIDPKTGKIVAGDITEQAKQCLENIKAIVESIDHTMTDVVRINIFLKNIMDIKLVNQVYATFFQSYFPTRTVLAVAALPMDDALVQMDALISNGEGTQPQAPCDLVKLVRNTENAPKSSVSTQTVAFSHYNHISAQLPVDPKTGNIVVGGVKEQAAQCLKNIKAIMEGIDVPFDDIVKINIHLTNLSDIEAVNEAYTTFFPDSSIARTVGYMPARSVVVAEALPMHALVQIDATVSHGDGTPPQVVEDRHGIVIKANNTDHAPICSLSTQTVAFSHYNNISAQLPVDTKTGKIVAGGAKEQAAQCLNNIKAIVESIKHNMDDVVKINIQLRNIADLDAVNEVFTTFFKGDLPARTTIGVSAIPMDALVQIDAILSNAEGTPPAK comes from the coding sequence ATGAATGGCGTAATTATAAAAAATTCAAGAAATACAGAAAATGCACCGATGTGTACTGTATCAACTCAAAGTGTTGCTTTTTCTCATTACAATAACATTTCAGCTCAATTACCAATCGATCCAAAAACGGGTAAAATTGTAGCTGGTGATATCACAGAGCAAGCTAAGCAGTGCCTGGAAAACATTAAAGCAATTGTAGAAAGTATCGACCATACGATGACTGATGTTGTTAGGATCAATATTTTCCTTAAAAATATCATGGATATTAAGCTTGTTAACCAAGTGTATGCTACATTTTTCCAGAGTTATTTTCCAACACGTACAGTGCTTGCTGTTGCAGCTTTACCTATGGATGATGCTTTGGTACAAATGGATGCCCTGATTTCAAACGGCGAGGGGACACAACCACAAGCTCCTTGCGATTTAGTTAAGCTTGTAAGAAACACAGAAAATGCACCCAAGAGTTCTGTCTCTACACAAACGGTAGCTTTTTCTCATTACAATCATATTTCAGCTCAATTACCTGTCGATCCTAAAACCGGTAATATTGTAGTTGGTGGTGTCAAAGAGCAAGCGGCACAGTGTTTAAAAAATATCAAGGCCATTATGGAAGGGATTGACGTTCCTTTCGACGATATCGTTAAGATCAATATCCACCTTACAAACCTTTCGGATATTGAAGCCGTTAACGAAGCTTACACAACATTTTTCCCGGATTCGTCTATCGCCAGAACTGTAGGTTATATGCCTGCACGCTCAGTTGTTGTAGCCGAAGCTTTGCCTATGCATGCTTTAGTTCAAATTGATGCAACGGTATCGCACGGTGATGGTACACCTCCACAGGTTGTTGAAGACAGACATGGCATTGTGATTAAAGCAAACAATACTGATCATGCTCCAATCTGTTCTCTATCGACACAAACGGTAGCCTTTTCACATTACAACAATATTTCAGCGCAATTACCGGTAGACACTAAAACGGGAAAAATCGTAGCTGGTGGTGCAAAAGAGCAGGCTGCTCAGTGTTTAAATAACATCAAGGCCATTGTGGAAAGCATCAAGCACAATATGGACGATGTGGTTAAAATCAATATTCAACTTAGAAATATCGCAGATCTTGATGCTGTAAACGAAGTTTTCACAACATTCTTCAAAGGCGATCTTCCTGCAAGAACAACAATTGGTGTTTCGGCAATTCCTATGGATGCTTTGGTTCAAATTGATGCCATTCTTTCTAACGCTGAAGGTACACCGCCGGCCAAATAA
- a CDS encoding winged helix-turn-helix transcriptional regulator: MENNLEKFSITENCPVRGVLDHLGDKWSILVMMVLGEVEKMRFNELNKTIPDISQKMLTVTLRSLEADGLIKRTIFPQVPPKVEYEITERGKSLLFHINNLTNWAIKNMADIKESRKLFNA, from the coding sequence ATGGAAAATAATTTGGAAAAATTTTCGATTACGGAAAATTGCCCTGTAAGAGGGGTCTTAGACCACTTGGGAGACAAGTGGTCGATACTAGTAATGATGGTTTTGGGTGAAGTTGAAAAAATGAGATTTAATGAGCTGAATAAAACAATACCCGATATATCGCAAAAAATGCTGACCGTTACGCTACGATCTCTCGAAGCTGATGGCTTAATTAAACGTACCATATTCCCACAGGTTCCACCCAAAGTGGAATATGAAATTACCGAGAGAGGAAAATCCTTACTTTTTCACATTAACAATTTGACAAACTGGGCTATTAAAAACATGGCAGATATTAAAGAATCCAGAAAACTGTTTAATGCGTAA